Part of the Geminocystis sp. M7585_C2015_104 genome, AGAAGGAAGAAAGGAAAAAATGAGCGACAATTGGAGAAGCAAAGTCATAACCCAGGGGGTAGAAAGGACTCCCAATCGTGCTATGTTGAGGGCGGTGGGTTTTGGGGATGAGGACTTTCAAAAGCCCATCGTCGGTATAGCCAACGGCTACAGCACCATTACTCCCTGTAACATGGGGTTGAATGACTTGGCCAAGACGGCAGAATCCGTATTGCGGGAAGCCGGGGCAATGCCACAAATGTTCGGAACTATAACTGTAAGCGATGGTATCTCCATGGGCACGGAGGGGATGAAATACTCCCTGGTATCAAGAGAGGTGATTGCTGATGCCATAGAAACTGCCTGTAACGCCCAAAGTATGGATGGGGTAATTGCCATTGGCGGCTGTGACAAGAATATGCCTGGCGCCATGATTGCCATCGCCCGAATGAATATCCCCGCCATCTTTGTCTATGGAGGCACCATCAAACCTGGCCACTACAAGGGAAGGGATTTAACCATTGTAAGTGCCTTTGAAGCGGTAGGAGAGTACAGTGCCGGTAAAATCGACGAAACCGAACTGCGGGAGATCGAAAAACACGCTTGTCCTGGTGCTGGCTCTTGTGGTGGCATGTATACTGCTAATACCATGTCCTCCGCCTTTGAAGCCATGGGCATGAGTTTGCCCTATTCCTCCACTATGGCTGCAGAAGATCAGGAAAAAATCGATAGTACAGCTGAATCCGCTCGTGTTCTAGTAGAAGCCATCCGCAAACAAATTCGCCCCAGTGACATCCTCACCCGTAAGGCTTTTGAGAATGCCATTGCTGTCATCATGGCCGTCGGCGGCTCCACTAACGCTGTGTTACACCTGTTAGCTATTGCTAATACAATGGGAGTACCCCTCACCATAGACGACTTTGAAACCATTAGACAAAAGGTGCCCGTGTTGTGTGACCTTAAGCCCTCAGGACGCTATGTTACAGTGGACTTACACAAAGCCGGTGGTATACCCCAGGTGATGAAAATACTACTACAACAGGGTCTAATTCACGGGGATGCCCTTACCATCACCGGGAAAACCATTGCCGAGGTGTTGGAGGATGTGCCTCCCTCCCCCCCAGCAAATCAGGATGTCATCCGTCCGTGGGATAATCCTGTATACAAGGAGGGACACATAGCTATCCTCAAGGGAAATCTTGCCACGGAAGGGGCTGTGGCCAAAATCAGTGGTGTCAAAAATCCCGTAATCACTGGCCCCGCAAGAGTATTTGACTCCGAGGAGGAGTGTTTGGCGGCCATCCTGGCCGGCAAAATCCAAGCTGGAGATGTGATTGTAATACGATACGAAGGACCAGTGGGAGGTCCCGGCATGAGGGAAATGTTAGCTCCCACTTCTGCCATCATTGGTGCCGGTTTGGGAGACAAGGTAGGATTGATCACCGACGGTCGTTTCTCCGGTGGGACTTATGGGATGGTAGTAGGACACGTGGCACCAGAAGCTGCTGTGGGTGGCACTATCGCCCTAGTACAAGAAGGTGATAGTATTACCATCGATGCCTACCGTCGCTTATTACAGTTAAACGTTTCCGAGGAGGAGTTAAACCGTCGTCGGCAAAACTGGAAGCCACCACAACCCCGTTATCGCCGTGGAGTCTTAGCAAAATACGCCAAACTAGTATCCTCTAGTAGTCTAGGCGCCGTCACCGACTTAAATCTATTCTAATCACTCCTCCCCCGGCCCCCCACCGAAGGAGGTTGCCATGAGTCTCTCCCTAATAACCAACGCCCAAACCTATGGTGATAAAACCGCCATCATTGCCCAAGAGGGGGTTTTTAGCTACCGAGACTTGCTAGACGCCTCCCACCAGGTAGCAACCCTTCTGTTACAGGGGGAAAAGGATTTAAACTGCCAACGGGTGGCCTATGTTGTCCCCTCCGGTTTTACCCACGTGGCAGTACAATGGGGCATATGGCGCAGTGGCGGTATCGCAGTGCCCCTTTGTCCATCCCATCCCCTGCCAGAATGGGAATACGTCATCGATAACGCCCAGGTGTCAATCCTCGTCTCCTCCCCCCCCTTTGAAAGCCCCTGTCGAGATTTAGCTAGCCGTAAGGGGTTACGTTTCCTCTCCACCACGGAAATATCCCAAGTCATTACCCCCTCTCCTCTCCCCCTCCTTGACGACAATAGAGGCGCCCTTATCCTGTATACCAGCGGCACTACTGGCAAACCCAAGGGCGTTTTACATACCTTCAAAAGTCTTCTCGCCCAGGTAAACAGTCTTGTCACCGCCTGGGAGTGGACTAGTAGTGACCGTATTTTACATGTACTACCACTGCACCATATCCATGGGATAGTAAACGCCCTCACCTGTGCCCTATACAGTGGTGCCACATGTCATCTGTTGCCCAAATTTGAGGCGGAAACCGTTTGGCATCTGATAGCCCAGAAAAATTATACCCTCTTCATGGCAGTGCCCACTATTTATGTCAAACTGATAAACTACTGGCAACAGGCAGACGCCTCAACCCGCGGCAGACTGTCAGACGGTTGCAAATCCATGCGTCTGATGGTGTCGGGCTCAGCACCCTTGCCGGTCTCTGTACTACAAAAGTGGCAGGAAATCTCCGGCCATTTTCTCCTCGAGCGTTACGGCATGACGGAAATAGGCATGGCTTTATCTAATCCCCTCCATGGCAAACGTCTAGCTGGTTATGTGGGCACTGCTTTGCCGGGAGTAGAAGTGCGATTGGTGGATGAAAATGGGGTGGTAATCCAAGAAGATAACGTCGCTGGCGAAATACAAGTGAGGGGTGACACCGTTTTTTCCCAGTATTGGGCAAATCCAGAGGCCACCCGCCAAGCCTTCCAAGATGGCTGGTTTCGCACGGGAGATTTGGCTGTTAGGGAAAATGGCAATTATCGTATCCTCGGCAGAATCTCCACAGACATCATCAAAACCGGGGGTTACAAGGTATCCGCCCTAGAAATCGAAGAAGTTTTGCGCACCCATCCCTCTATTGTAGACTGTGCCGTTGTAGCTGTGCCAGACGCCGAGTGGGGCGAAAGAGTCTGTGTGGCAATTATAACAGAGGATAAACAGCTCACCCTGGAAAAACTTAGGGTTTGGGCAAAAGAAAGACTAGCCGTATACAAAATTCCCACCCGGATGGTGGTTGTCTCCCACTTCCCCCGCAATCCCATGGGTAAAGTGATTAAACCCGCCTTAAGACAACTGTTTGACCCACATGCTACCACCAGCCAGACGGGATAAATACTCCCTTTAAAGACAGCACCTTTTCCGGTTTCATTACATAACACCAGGCTAACTGCCACTCTTGAATTTCCTCATCATAGGCCATCACCTTCTCCCTTTCATACTCGTTGAGGGGAGAATTTTTTATGCCTGTATACCCCTCCAACAAGTCCAGATTTTTTAACTCCCTCTCCCCATGGACAAAGTACAACAAATAACCATATACCTTACCCCCTCCCCCTTCCTCCATCGTCATGGCCGGATAACCAAAAGGCAGATGATACAGTTTCCCCTTTGTCCAGGATTTATGTTCAGCTTTAGTTCTCCCCTGACAGTATACTCTATAATACACCCCACCTGGTTTCAGGGTGCCATACACGAATACCGGTAACATTTTCTCTTTACCCTCTCTCTTGGCTACGATTATAAATTCTTTGACATTTTCCTTCCCCAATTAGTATCAGAAAACACCATCTATTTGCCAGTAAAACTATCAGTTTTTAAGAAATGTAAAAAAAGCAGGGGGAAATACTAAGAGAAGTTTAAATCCAAACCCCACAGGCAACAGGAATTCTATTATGCACAATAGAATGAAAAAAAATAGGTGAGGACTGTTAACAAAAAATGACTGCTACTGTAACGGAAAAAGCAGAAACAAAAACCGTCAGCAAATCCCTCAAAATAGGCATCCCCAAGGAAATATACCCCAATGAGCGTAGGGTAGCCGCTACCCCGGATACCGCAGCCAAGTTGCAAAAACTGGGCTTTACCGTCTTGGTGGAGACAAAAGCCGGGGAAAACGCTGATTTTGACGACCGTCTCTACGAGGAAGTGGGATGTAAGATTGTCCACAGTAGGGAACAATTGTGGCAAGAAGCAGATATAATCCTAAAAGTGCGTCCGCCACAACCGGAAGAAGTAAACCTGTTAAGCCCTGGTAAAACCCTCATCGGCTTTATCTACCCCTCCCAAAACCCGGAATTACTACAACGGTTGAAAGAAAAGCAGGTCACCGTATTAGCCATGGACACCATTCCCCGCATCAGTAGGGCACAAAAAATGGATGCCCTCTCTAGCATGGCTAATATCGCCGGTTATCGCGCAGTTATCGAGGCGGCAAACCACTTCGGTAGATTCTTCACTGGCCAAATCACCGCTGCTGGAAAAGTACCTCCTGCTAAGGTTTTGGTAATTGGGGCAGGAGTAGCTGGTTTGGCCGCTATCGCCACCGCTAAAGGCTTGGGCGCTATTGTTCGCGCCTTTGATACCAGAAAGGTGGTAAAAGAAGAGGTAGAAAGTCTAGGGGGGGAATTTTTGGAATTGGACTTCCCAGAAGACGGCAGCGGCGAGGGCGGTTATGCCAAACCCATGAGTGAGGAGTTTATCCGCGCAGAAATGGCCCTATTCGCCCAACAAGCTAAAGAGGTTGATATTATTATCACCACCGCTCTCATCCCTGGCAAGCCAGCCCCCCGACTCATCACTGAAGAAATGGTGCGTAGTATGCGCCCAGGCTCGGTAATTGTAGACTTGGCTGCTGAACAAGGGGGTAACTGCGAGGTTACAAAACCCGGTGAAATATATCAGTACAATGGTGTAACTATTATAGGCCTCACCGATTTGCCCAGCCGCATGGCAAGTCAAGCCAGTCAGCTATATGGCACTAACCTCTGGCATCTTCTAAAAGATATGGGAGGCAACGACAACTTCCATATTGACATGGAGGATGAGGTAATCCGCGGCGCCTTGGTAGTCTATCAGGGGGAAATCACCTTCCCACCGCCAAAAGTACCTCAACCAACCCCCATCACCACATCCTCCACAACTCCTAAAGTAGTCTCCCTGGAAAAACACCAGGAGAAAAAACGCAGCAATAGCCTGGTTTGGATGATTTTGGCGGGTTTGGCCCTGCTGGGTGTCGGTTTAACTGCCCCAGAATCTTTCATGTCTCATCTTACCGTCTTCGTCTTGTCCATCTTCCTCGGTTGGCAAGTGATTTGGAATGTTACTCCCGCACTCCATACTCCCTTGATGAGTGTCACTAACGCCATCAGTGGGATTATTATTATCGGCGGCATGTTACAACTTTCTGGAAATGTCACCTCCCCCACCACCATCCTCGGCGCCATTGCCGTCTTTGTGGGCACTATTAATATCTCCGGCGGCTTCCTCGTTACCCAGAGGATGCTTCAAATGTTTAGAAAATAATCTCTATACTTGAATGATTCACCACACACAAAGGTATTTCTCCGCCTTTGTGTTTTTTTGTGTTATCTACTTCCATCTCGCCTCCTTACCCCCAGAGGCTATTACCAGAGGCTGTTAGAAAAATCTTTCCATCATACTCATCTTCACCAGAGAATTTATCAACAAAAAGGCAAATAATCCCCCCAGGCAAAAAAAAACTAAACTCCAGCTTTGGTGTGTTGTAGAGGCTAGGAGAATCCCGTTGAGGAAGGAAAACCCCGTAATACAGGCATAGATTAGAGTTTTCACCGCCAAATATATACTTTTAGCAATTCTCTCCTCCTCTAACGAGCGACACCGGATTTGTAATTCCCCCTCCCCTAAACGCTTCTGGAATTCATTAAACGCTCTCTCCCAACGAGGGGGTTTTTGCAATTGTTGTTGTAATAGCTTCTTGCCCTCCCTAGCAAACACTACTAGAATATTACCAGAACTGTTAGAGCGAGTTAGATTCCTTACAAAGGGTTGACTGGCCGCCAGTAGGCTATAATTGGAATCTAAAGTACGGGCAATGCCATCTAGTGTGGTTAAGGCTTTGATAACAAACGTCAACTGGGGTGGCAGACGAAAGGGTTGTTTTTCAAACATTTGATATATTTCTGCACTAATTTCCTTAAAGGCATTCACATCCAATGGCTTGTCTAAAAACCGATTCAACAAAAAACTAATCAGTCGCCTCACCGCCGTCATGTCACCCACCGGTTTAATTAACCCCATCTGGATTAGGGCCTCTAACACCCTGTCTGTGTCTTTTTGTAAAATAGCAAAAAATGTTTGTACCATCTGTTCCTTTGCTAAGACATTCACCTCTGCCATCGCCCCAAAATCATAAAATATGATTGCACCATCTTCTCTTACAGCCATGTTACCAGGATGGGGATCTGACTGAAAAAAGCCATCTTCTAATAGTTGTTTCAGGTAGGTGCAAACCCCCAACTCTATCAGTGGTTTTATTGGTATATTTTTTTCTATTAATGCCTCCCTGTCATCTATTTTTATCCCCGGCAAATACTCCATAGTTATGACTCTCTTTGTGGTGTATTCCCAATACACTTTTGGCACTACCACCCTCGGATTGTCCCGAAAATTGTAACTAAATCTTTCCGCATTTTCTCCCTCTTTTATGTAGTCTATCTCCCGGCTAAGAATTTCAAAAAAATCCTTGGCAATTAGGTCTATTTCGTATCTCCTAAAACCGGGTATAATGAGGTTGGCAATCCATATAATATTCTCTAAGGCCTTAAAGTCTACCTCAAACAGTTTATCCAGGTTTCTTCTTTGGACTTTCACCACCACTAGTTTCCCATTTTTTAACTTAGCACGATGCACCTGTCCCAAACTAGCTGCCGCTAGGGGCACCCTTTCAAAGAATTCAAAAATTTCCTCTATTTTCTTGCCTAATTCTTCCTCAATAATTCTTATGGCTTCTTCTGACAAAAATGGTGGTACCCTATCCTGTAGATTAGCCAATTCCTCCACGTATTCTAGGGGTATTAAATCTGGCCTGGTGGATAAAACCTGTCCAATTTTGATAAAGGTGGGTCCTAATTCCACCAGTTTTGCCACCAACCATCTTGCC contains:
- the pntA gene encoding Re/Si-specific NAD(P)(+) transhydrogenase subunit alpha, which translates into the protein MTATVTEKAETKTVSKSLKIGIPKEIYPNERRVAATPDTAAKLQKLGFTVLVETKAGENADFDDRLYEEVGCKIVHSREQLWQEADIILKVRPPQPEEVNLLSPGKTLIGFIYPSQNPELLQRLKEKQVTVLAMDTIPRISRAQKMDALSSMANIAGYRAVIEAANHFGRFFTGQITAAGKVPPAKVLVIGAGVAGLAAIATAKGLGAIVRAFDTRKVVKEEVESLGGEFLELDFPEDGSGEGGYAKPMSEEFIRAEMALFAQQAKEVDIIITTALIPGKPAPRLITEEMVRSMRPGSVIVDLAAEQGGNCEVTKPGEIYQYNGVTIIGLTDLPSRMASQASQLYGTNLWHLLKDMGGNDNFHIDMEDEVIRGALVVYQGEITFPPPKVPQPTPITTSSTTPKVVSLEKHQEKKRSNSLVWMILAGLALLGVGLTAPESFMSHLTVFVLSIFLGWQVIWNVTPALHTPLMSVTNAISGIIIIGGMLQLSGNVTSPTTILGAIAVFVGTINISGGFLVTQRMLQMFRK
- the ilvD gene encoding dihydroxy-acid dehydratase codes for the protein MSDNWRSKVITQGVERTPNRAMLRAVGFGDEDFQKPIVGIANGYSTITPCNMGLNDLAKTAESVLREAGAMPQMFGTITVSDGISMGTEGMKYSLVSREVIADAIETACNAQSMDGVIAIGGCDKNMPGAMIAIARMNIPAIFVYGGTIKPGHYKGRDLTIVSAFEAVGEYSAGKIDETELREIEKHACPGAGSCGGMYTANTMSSAFEAMGMSLPYSSTMAAEDQEKIDSTAESARVLVEAIRKQIRPSDILTRKAFENAIAVIMAVGGSTNAVLHLLAIANTMGVPLTIDDFETIRQKVPVLCDLKPSGRYVTVDLHKAGGIPQVMKILLQQGLIHGDALTITGKTIAEVLEDVPPSPPANQDVIRPWDNPVYKEGHIAILKGNLATEGAVAKISGVKNPVITGPARVFDSEEECLAAILAGKIQAGDVIVIRYEGPVGGPGMREMLAPTSAIIGAGLGDKVGLITDGRFSGGTYGMVVGHVAPEAAVGGTIALVQEGDSITIDAYRRLLQLNVSEEELNRRRQNWKPPQPRYRRGVLAKYAKLVSSSSLGAVTDLNLF
- a CDS encoding acyl-CoA synthetase, with translation MSLSLITNAQTYGDKTAIIAQEGVFSYRDLLDASHQVATLLLQGEKDLNCQRVAYVVPSGFTHVAVQWGIWRSGGIAVPLCPSHPLPEWEYVIDNAQVSILVSSPPFESPCRDLASRKGLRFLSTTEISQVITPSPLPLLDDNRGALILYTSGTTGKPKGVLHTFKSLLAQVNSLVTAWEWTSSDRILHVLPLHHIHGIVNALTCALYSGATCHLLPKFEAETVWHLIAQKNYTLFMAVPTIYVKLINYWQQADASTRGRLSDGCKSMRLMVSGSAPLPVSVLQKWQEISGHFLLERYGMTEIGMALSNPLHGKRLAGYVGTALPGVEVRLVDENGVVIQEDNVAGEIQVRGDTVFSQYWANPEATRQAFQDGWFRTGDLAVRENGNYRILGRISTDIIKTGGYKVSALEIEEVLRTHPSIVDCAVVAVPDAEWGERVCVAIITEDKQLTLEKLRVWAKERLAVYKIPTRMVVVSHFPRNPMGKVIKPALRQLFDPHATTSQTG
- a CDS encoding AarF/ABC1/UbiB kinase family protein, whose protein sequence is MRGFSHKNNQRDEYSLLGRQWEVAKAVLQFILLLSWDFIRGKNGKLQRRIRARWLVAKLVELGPTFIKIGQVLSTRPDLIPLEYVEELANLQDRVPPFLSEEAIRIIEEELGKKIEEIFEFFERVPLAAASLGQVHRAKLKNGKLVVVKVQRRNLDKLFEVDFKALENIIWIANLIIPGFRRYEIDLIAKDFFEILSREIDYIKEGENAERFSYNFRDNPRVVVPKVYWEYTTKRVITMEYLPGIKIDDREALIEKNIPIKPLIELGVCTYLKQLLEDGFFQSDPHPGNMAVREDGAIIFYDFGAMAEVNVLAKEQMVQTFFAILQKDTDRVLEALIQMGLIKPVGDMTAVRRLISFLLNRFLDKPLDVNAFKEISAEIYQMFEKQPFRLPPQLTFVIKALTTLDGIARTLDSNYSLLAASQPFVRNLTRSNSSGNILVVFAREGKKLLQQQLQKPPRWERAFNEFQKRLGEGELQIRCRSLEEERIAKSIYLAVKTLIYACITGFSFLNGILLASTTHQSWSLVFFCLGGLFAFLLINSLVKMSMMERFF
- a CDS encoding gamma-glutamylcyclotransferase, which encodes MLPVFVYGTLKPGGVYYRVYCQGRTKAEHKSWTKGKLYHLPFGYPAMTMEEGGGGKVYGYLLYFVHGERELKNLDLLEGYTGIKNSPLNEYEREKVMAYDEEIQEWQLAWCYVMKPEKVLSLKGVFIPSGWW